One Erinaceus europaeus chromosome 5, mEriEur2.1, whole genome shotgun sequence genomic window carries:
- the CEP72 gene encoding centrosomal protein of 72 kDa isoform X8 has protein sequence MAPAGPLVLTEEAIREKSGVGPLRGLAELRSLSIPGTYQEKFTHLGDSLRHLTGLKSLDLSRNSLVSLEGIEYLVGLESLNLYHNCIPTLAEALRLRCLPCLHALDLRLNPVARPTGHYRLFMVHALPALRRLDDRPVRESERKASQLHFASEESLGSTQSLLATERGRRPPLCRASCPEPPEPSARQGLVLDADDEAVLTLIAECQWDLSSPPRSQGSSQECGAALASAPVCRPLLSPHALPLQCGDSAWTSQDRLDGGPWACTMDRELQSPFCGEPVAHPCPGHPEPTDVEDSAVSSQKSSLSSQKVSAPLPGPDRRRKQRLPGGRFQVLSEQECSSCSEGPEGASSHEPSLSRHSGSGSRSEKTCAHSDMLGSERPWPPSTSAASEPRPTVSPRPGRKEAPGTELPEMLLGLLDGHWGDDEAFQAQAQHVLSSLREPAASEDQSSVLTEKLNYLTLENKSLQSLLAEQQQRHREEMGQVQAELSNTRKELEDLRRRLDRALGDNDSLKSLLSSLKEARSSDAAALQPQIAGLQSSVKRLTEEVVELRQHLGQYDKVQELVHMLQDSHSSLVGTNERLLQELGRARAQHRAETEQLHWSYRQLKKTLGLAPPGSP, from the exons AGGCGATCCGGGAGAAGAGCGGCGTGGGGCCCCTCCGCGGCCTGG CTGAACTCCGGTCCTTGTCTATTCCTGGGACCTACCAGGAGAAGTTCACTCACCTGGGGGACTCTCTGAGGCACCTGACGGGCCTGAAGTCCTTGGATCTCTCTCGCAACTCCCTGGTGAGTCTAGAG ggcATCGAGTACCTGGTGGGGCTGGAGAGCCTCAACCTCTACCACAACTGCATCCCCACGCTGGCCGAGGCCCTGCGGCTGCGCTGCCTGCCCTGCCTCCATGCCCTGGACCTGCGCCTGAACCCTGTGGCCAGACCCACCGGCCACTACCGGCTCTTCATGGTGCACGCGCTGCCCGCACTGAGGAGGCTCG ATGACCGGCCCGTGAGAGAGAGTGAACGGAAAGCATCCCAGCTGCACTTTGCTTCCGAGGAATCACTCGGCTCCACGCAGAGCCTTCTGGCCACAGAGAGAGGCCGCAG GCCCCCACTCTGCAGGGCCAGCTGCCCGGAGCCCCCGGAGCCCTCAGCCAGGCAGGGCCTGGTCCTGGACGCGGACGACGAGGCGGTGCTGACCCTCATTGCTGAGTGCCAGTGGGACCTGAGCAGCCCTCCCAGGAGCCAGGGCTCCAGCCAGGAGTGTGGGGCTGCCCTCGCCAGTGCCCCTG TGTGCAGACCCCTGCTGAGCCCCCATGCTCTGCCGCTCCAGTGCGGGGACTCTGCCTGGACAAGCCAGGACAGGCTGGATGGTGGCCCCTGGGCCTGCACCATGGACAGGGAGCTGCAGAGCCCGTTCTGTGGAGAGCCGGTGGCCCACCCCTGCCCCGGGCACCCAG AGCCCACAGATGTGGAGGACTCGGCCGTGTCTTCTCAGAAGTCCAGTCTGTCGTCCCAGAAGGTGTCCGCCCCTCTGCCTGGCCCTGACAGGCGCAGGAAGCAGAGACTGCCGGGAGGAAGATTCCAGGTGCTGTCAGAGCAGGAGTGCTCCAGCTGCTCGGAGGGGCCCGAGGGAGCCTCGAGCCACGAGCCCAGCCTAAGCAGACACAGTGGCTCTGGGAGCCGCAGCGAGAAGACCTGCGCCCACTCAGACATGTTGGGGTCCGAGAGGCCGTGGCCGCCCAGCACCAGTGCAGCCAGCGAGCCACGGCCCACG GTGTCCCCGCGGCCCGGGAGGAAGGAGGCCCCCGGGACAGAGCTGCCGGAGATGCTGCTGGGCCTGCTGGATGGGCACTGGGGCGATGATGAGGCCTTCCAGG CTCAGGCCCAGCACGTCTTGTCATCTCTTCGAGAACCCGCAGCATCTGAGGACCAGTCCTCGGTTCTGACTGAGAAGCTTAACTACCTGACTCTGGAGAACAAGTCCCTGCAGAGTCTTCTAgcagagcagcagcagcggcaCCGTGAGGAGATGGGGCAGGTGCAGGCGGAGCTGAGCAACACTCGAAAGGAGCTG GAGGACCTGAGGCGGCGCTTGGACAGGGCCCTGGGTGACAATGACAGCCTCAAGTCTCTACTATCCAGCCTGAAGGAGGCCAGGAGCTCAGACGCTGCCGCCTTGCAGCCACAGATCGCTG ggcTGCAGAGCAGCGTGAAGAGGCTGACTGAGGAGGTGGTGGAGCTGCGGCAGCACCTGGGCCAGTACGACAAGGTCCAGGAGCTTGTCCACATGCTGCAGGACAGCCACAG CTCCCTGGTGGGCACCAATGAGCGG CTGCTGCAGGAACTGGGTCGCGCGCGGGCACAACACCGGGCAGAGACGGAGCAGCTGCACTGGAGCTACCGGCAGCTCAAGAAGACCCTGGGCCTGGCCCCGCCCGGCTCCCCCTGA
- the CEP72 gene encoding centrosomal protein of 72 kDa isoform X2 encodes MAPAGPLVLTEEAIREKSGVGPLRGLAELRSLSIPGTYQEKFTHLGDSLRHLTGLKSLDLSRNSLVSLEGIEYLVGLESLNLYHNCIPTLAEALRLRCLPCLHALDLRLNPVARPTGHYRLFMVHALPALRRLDDRPVRESERKASQLHFASEESLGSTQSLLATERGRRPPLCRASCPEPPEPSARQGLVLDADDEAVLTLIAECQWDLSSPPRSQGSSQECGAALASAPVCRPLLSPHALPLQCGDSAWTSQDRLDGGPWACTMDRELQSPFCGEPVAHPCPGHPEPTDVEDSAVSSQKSSLSSQKVSAPLPGPDRRRKQRLPGGRFQVLSEQECSSCSEGPEGASSHEPSLSRHSGSGSRSEKTCAHSDMLGSERPWPPSTSAASEPRPTVSPRPGRKEAPGTELPEMLLGLLDGHWGDDEAFQAQAQHVLSSLREPAASEDQSSVLTEKLNYLTLENKSLQSLLAEQQQRHREEMGQVQAELSNTRKELEDLRRRLDRALGDNDSLKSLLSSLKEARSSDAAALQPQIAGLQSSVKRLTEEVVELRQHLGQYDKVQELVHMLQDSHSTALSRGLPATALCLPWGWLQLAPAPRCVLCRRRVAHPCLASPADSWEEAQHLIPPCSHYQVAGGEGAVCPAGLGGALPRLGRDRLAVCWSQSLSVGPAAPGCSGLRGGQLVRPYPQSLVGPGVACGCVKP; translated from the exons AGGCGATCCGGGAGAAGAGCGGCGTGGGGCCCCTCCGCGGCCTGG CTGAACTCCGGTCCTTGTCTATTCCTGGGACCTACCAGGAGAAGTTCACTCACCTGGGGGACTCTCTGAGGCACCTGACGGGCCTGAAGTCCTTGGATCTCTCTCGCAACTCCCTGGTGAGTCTAGAG ggcATCGAGTACCTGGTGGGGCTGGAGAGCCTCAACCTCTACCACAACTGCATCCCCACGCTGGCCGAGGCCCTGCGGCTGCGCTGCCTGCCCTGCCTCCATGCCCTGGACCTGCGCCTGAACCCTGTGGCCAGACCCACCGGCCACTACCGGCTCTTCATGGTGCACGCGCTGCCCGCACTGAGGAGGCTCG ATGACCGGCCCGTGAGAGAGAGTGAACGGAAAGCATCCCAGCTGCACTTTGCTTCCGAGGAATCACTCGGCTCCACGCAGAGCCTTCTGGCCACAGAGAGAGGCCGCAG GCCCCCACTCTGCAGGGCCAGCTGCCCGGAGCCCCCGGAGCCCTCAGCCAGGCAGGGCCTGGTCCTGGACGCGGACGACGAGGCGGTGCTGACCCTCATTGCTGAGTGCCAGTGGGACCTGAGCAGCCCTCCCAGGAGCCAGGGCTCCAGCCAGGAGTGTGGGGCTGCCCTCGCCAGTGCCCCTG TGTGCAGACCCCTGCTGAGCCCCCATGCTCTGCCGCTCCAGTGCGGGGACTCTGCCTGGACAAGCCAGGACAGGCTGGATGGTGGCCCCTGGGCCTGCACCATGGACAGGGAGCTGCAGAGCCCGTTCTGTGGAGAGCCGGTGGCCCACCCCTGCCCCGGGCACCCAG AGCCCACAGATGTGGAGGACTCGGCCGTGTCTTCTCAGAAGTCCAGTCTGTCGTCCCAGAAGGTGTCCGCCCCTCTGCCTGGCCCTGACAGGCGCAGGAAGCAGAGACTGCCGGGAGGAAGATTCCAGGTGCTGTCAGAGCAGGAGTGCTCCAGCTGCTCGGAGGGGCCCGAGGGAGCCTCGAGCCACGAGCCCAGCCTAAGCAGACACAGTGGCTCTGGGAGCCGCAGCGAGAAGACCTGCGCCCACTCAGACATGTTGGGGTCCGAGAGGCCGTGGCCGCCCAGCACCAGTGCAGCCAGCGAGCCACGGCCCACG GTGTCCCCGCGGCCCGGGAGGAAGGAGGCCCCCGGGACAGAGCTGCCGGAGATGCTGCTGGGCCTGCTGGATGGGCACTGGGGCGATGATGAGGCCTTCCAGG CTCAGGCCCAGCACGTCTTGTCATCTCTTCGAGAACCCGCAGCATCTGAGGACCAGTCCTCGGTTCTGACTGAGAAGCTTAACTACCTGACTCTGGAGAACAAGTCCCTGCAGAGTCTTCTAgcagagcagcagcagcggcaCCGTGAGGAGATGGGGCAGGTGCAGGCGGAGCTGAGCAACACTCGAAAGGAGCTG GAGGACCTGAGGCGGCGCTTGGACAGGGCCCTGGGTGACAATGACAGCCTCAAGTCTCTACTATCCAGCCTGAAGGAGGCCAGGAGCTCAGACGCTGCCGCCTTGCAGCCACAGATCGCTG ggcTGCAGAGCAGCGTGAAGAGGCTGACTGAGGAGGTGGTGGAGCTGCGGCAGCACCTGGGCCAGTACGACAAGGTCCAGGAGCTTGTCCACATGCTGCAGGACAGCCACAG CACAGCACTCAGCAGGGGGCTGCCAGCAACTGCCCTGTGCCTGCCGTGggggtggctccagctggccccCGCGCCACGGTGTGTCCTCTGCCGACGGAGGGTGGCCCACCCATGTCTCGCGAGTCCGGCTGACTCCTGGGAAGAGGCTCAGCACCTGATCCCTCCCTGCAGCCACTACCAGGTGGCAGGTGGTGAGGGTGCTGTGTGCCCAGCGGGGCTAGGAGGGGCCCTTCCCCGGCTGGGTAGGGACAGGCTCGCCGTGTGCTGGTCCCAGTCCCTCTCTGTGGGCCCTGCTGCACCTGGAtgcagtggtctgagaggtgggcAGCTTGTGAGGCCGTACCCCCAGTCCCTGGTGGGCCCAGGGGTGGCATGCGGGTGTGTGAAGCCATAA
- the CEP72 gene encoding centrosomal protein of 72 kDa isoform X7 — protein MAPAGPLVLTEEAIREKSGVGPLRGLAELRSLSIPGTYQEKFTHLGDSLRHLTGLKSLDLSRNSLVSLEGIEYLVGLESLNLYHNCIPTLAEALRLRCLPCLHALDLRLNPVARPTGHYRLFMVHALPALRRLDDRPVRESERKASQLHFASEESLGSTQSLLATERGRRPPLCRASCPEPPEPSARQGLVLDADDEAVLTLIAECQWDLSSPPRSQGSSQECGAALASAPVCRPLLSPHALPLQCGDSAWTSQDRLDGGPWACTMDRELQSPFCGEPVAHPCPGHPEPTDVEDSAVSSQKSSLSSQKVSAPLPGPDRRRKQRLPGGRFQVLSEQECSSCSEGPEGASSHEPSLSRHSGSGSRSEKTCAHSDMLGSERPWPPSTSAASEPRPTVSPRPGRKEAPGTELPEMLLGLLDGHWGDDEAFQAQAQHVLSSLREPAASEDQSSVLTEKLNYLTLENKSLQSLLAEQQQRHREEMGQVQAELSNTRKELEDLRRRLDRALGDNDSLKSLLSSLKEARSSDAAALQPQIAGLQSSVKRLTEEVVELRQHLGQYDKVQELVHMLQDSHRPVVSLSCCPAQHSAGGCQQLPCACRGGGSSWPPRHGVSSADGGWPTHVSRVRLTPGKRLST, from the exons AGGCGATCCGGGAGAAGAGCGGCGTGGGGCCCCTCCGCGGCCTGG CTGAACTCCGGTCCTTGTCTATTCCTGGGACCTACCAGGAGAAGTTCACTCACCTGGGGGACTCTCTGAGGCACCTGACGGGCCTGAAGTCCTTGGATCTCTCTCGCAACTCCCTGGTGAGTCTAGAG ggcATCGAGTACCTGGTGGGGCTGGAGAGCCTCAACCTCTACCACAACTGCATCCCCACGCTGGCCGAGGCCCTGCGGCTGCGCTGCCTGCCCTGCCTCCATGCCCTGGACCTGCGCCTGAACCCTGTGGCCAGACCCACCGGCCACTACCGGCTCTTCATGGTGCACGCGCTGCCCGCACTGAGGAGGCTCG ATGACCGGCCCGTGAGAGAGAGTGAACGGAAAGCATCCCAGCTGCACTTTGCTTCCGAGGAATCACTCGGCTCCACGCAGAGCCTTCTGGCCACAGAGAGAGGCCGCAG GCCCCCACTCTGCAGGGCCAGCTGCCCGGAGCCCCCGGAGCCCTCAGCCAGGCAGGGCCTGGTCCTGGACGCGGACGACGAGGCGGTGCTGACCCTCATTGCTGAGTGCCAGTGGGACCTGAGCAGCCCTCCCAGGAGCCAGGGCTCCAGCCAGGAGTGTGGGGCTGCCCTCGCCAGTGCCCCTG TGTGCAGACCCCTGCTGAGCCCCCATGCTCTGCCGCTCCAGTGCGGGGACTCTGCCTGGACAAGCCAGGACAGGCTGGATGGTGGCCCCTGGGCCTGCACCATGGACAGGGAGCTGCAGAGCCCGTTCTGTGGAGAGCCGGTGGCCCACCCCTGCCCCGGGCACCCAG AGCCCACAGATGTGGAGGACTCGGCCGTGTCTTCTCAGAAGTCCAGTCTGTCGTCCCAGAAGGTGTCCGCCCCTCTGCCTGGCCCTGACAGGCGCAGGAAGCAGAGACTGCCGGGAGGAAGATTCCAGGTGCTGTCAGAGCAGGAGTGCTCCAGCTGCTCGGAGGGGCCCGAGGGAGCCTCGAGCCACGAGCCCAGCCTAAGCAGACACAGTGGCTCTGGGAGCCGCAGCGAGAAGACCTGCGCCCACTCAGACATGTTGGGGTCCGAGAGGCCGTGGCCGCCCAGCACCAGTGCAGCCAGCGAGCCACGGCCCACG GTGTCCCCGCGGCCCGGGAGGAAGGAGGCCCCCGGGACAGAGCTGCCGGAGATGCTGCTGGGCCTGCTGGATGGGCACTGGGGCGATGATGAGGCCTTCCAGG CTCAGGCCCAGCACGTCTTGTCATCTCTTCGAGAACCCGCAGCATCTGAGGACCAGTCCTCGGTTCTGACTGAGAAGCTTAACTACCTGACTCTGGAGAACAAGTCCCTGCAGAGTCTTCTAgcagagcagcagcagcggcaCCGTGAGGAGATGGGGCAGGTGCAGGCGGAGCTGAGCAACACTCGAAAGGAGCTG GAGGACCTGAGGCGGCGCTTGGACAGGGCCCTGGGTGACAATGACAGCCTCAAGTCTCTACTATCCAGCCTGAAGGAGGCCAGGAGCTCAGACGCTGCCGCCTTGCAGCCACAGATCGCTG ggcTGCAGAGCAGCGTGAAGAGGCTGACTGAGGAGGTGGTGGAGCTGCGGCAGCACCTGGGCCAGTACGACAAGGTCCAGGAGCTTGTCCACATGCTGCAGGACAGCCACAG ACCTGTGGTGTCCCTGTCCTGCTGTCCAGCACAGCACTCAGCAGGGGGCTGCCAGCAACTGCCCTGTGCCTGCCGTGggggtggctccagctggccccCGCGCCACGGTGTGTCCTCTGCCGACGGAGGGTGGCCCACCCATGTCTCGCGAGTCCGGCTGACTCCTGGGAAGAGGCTCAGCACCTGA
- the CEP72 gene encoding centrosomal protein of 72 kDa isoform X11, which yields MAPAGPLVLTEEAIREKSGVGPLRGLAELRSLSIPGTYQEKFTHLGDSLRHLTGLKSLDLSRNSLVSLEGIEYLVGLESLNLYHNCIPTLAEALRLRCLPCLHALDLRLNPVARPTGHYRLFMVHALPALRRLDDRPVRESERKASQLHFASEESLGSTQSLLATERGRRPPLCRASCPEPPEPSARQGLVLDADDEAVLTLIAECQWDLSSPPRSQGSSQECGAALASAPVCRPLLSPHALPLQCGDSAWTSQDRLDGGPWACTMDRELQSPFCGEPVAHPCPGHPEPTDVEDSAVSSQKSSLSSQKVSAPLPGPDRRRKQRLPGGRFQVLSEQECSSCSEGPEGASSHEPSLSRHSGSGSRSEKTCAHSDMLGSERPWPPSTSAASEPRPTVSPRPGRKEAPGTELPEMLLGLLDGHWGDDEAFQAQAQHVLSSLREPAASEDQSSVLTEKLNYLTLENKSLQSLLAEQQQRHREEMGQVQAELSNTRKELPHCSRRRT from the exons AGGCGATCCGGGAGAAGAGCGGCGTGGGGCCCCTCCGCGGCCTGG CTGAACTCCGGTCCTTGTCTATTCCTGGGACCTACCAGGAGAAGTTCACTCACCTGGGGGACTCTCTGAGGCACCTGACGGGCCTGAAGTCCTTGGATCTCTCTCGCAACTCCCTGGTGAGTCTAGAG ggcATCGAGTACCTGGTGGGGCTGGAGAGCCTCAACCTCTACCACAACTGCATCCCCACGCTGGCCGAGGCCCTGCGGCTGCGCTGCCTGCCCTGCCTCCATGCCCTGGACCTGCGCCTGAACCCTGTGGCCAGACCCACCGGCCACTACCGGCTCTTCATGGTGCACGCGCTGCCCGCACTGAGGAGGCTCG ATGACCGGCCCGTGAGAGAGAGTGAACGGAAAGCATCCCAGCTGCACTTTGCTTCCGAGGAATCACTCGGCTCCACGCAGAGCCTTCTGGCCACAGAGAGAGGCCGCAG GCCCCCACTCTGCAGGGCCAGCTGCCCGGAGCCCCCGGAGCCCTCAGCCAGGCAGGGCCTGGTCCTGGACGCGGACGACGAGGCGGTGCTGACCCTCATTGCTGAGTGCCAGTGGGACCTGAGCAGCCCTCCCAGGAGCCAGGGCTCCAGCCAGGAGTGTGGGGCTGCCCTCGCCAGTGCCCCTG TGTGCAGACCCCTGCTGAGCCCCCATGCTCTGCCGCTCCAGTGCGGGGACTCTGCCTGGACAAGCCAGGACAGGCTGGATGGTGGCCCCTGGGCCTGCACCATGGACAGGGAGCTGCAGAGCCCGTTCTGTGGAGAGCCGGTGGCCCACCCCTGCCCCGGGCACCCAG AGCCCACAGATGTGGAGGACTCGGCCGTGTCTTCTCAGAAGTCCAGTCTGTCGTCCCAGAAGGTGTCCGCCCCTCTGCCTGGCCCTGACAGGCGCAGGAAGCAGAGACTGCCGGGAGGAAGATTCCAGGTGCTGTCAGAGCAGGAGTGCTCCAGCTGCTCGGAGGGGCCCGAGGGAGCCTCGAGCCACGAGCCCAGCCTAAGCAGACACAGTGGCTCTGGGAGCCGCAGCGAGAAGACCTGCGCCCACTCAGACATGTTGGGGTCCGAGAGGCCGTGGCCGCCCAGCACCAGTGCAGCCAGCGAGCCACGGCCCACG GTGTCCCCGCGGCCCGGGAGGAAGGAGGCCCCCGGGACAGAGCTGCCGGAGATGCTGCTGGGCCTGCTGGATGGGCACTGGGGCGATGATGAGGCCTTCCAGG CTCAGGCCCAGCACGTCTTGTCATCTCTTCGAGAACCCGCAGCATCTGAGGACCAGTCCTCGGTTCTGACTGAGAAGCTTAACTACCTGACTCTGGAGAACAAGTCCCTGCAGAGTCTTCTAgcagagcagcagcagcggcaCCGTGAGGAGATGGGGCAGGTGCAGGCGGAGCTGAGCAACACTCGAAAGGAGCTG CCCCACTGTTCACGCAGGAGGACCTGA
- the CEP72 gene encoding centrosomal protein of 72 kDa isoform X10, translating into MAPAGPLVLTEEAIREKSGVGPLRGLAELRSLSIPGTYQEKFTHLGDSLRHLTGLKSLDLSRNSLVSLEGIEYLVGLESLNLYHNCIPTLAEALRLRCLPCLHALDLRLNPVARPTGHYRLFMVHALPALRRLDDRPVRESERKASQLHFASEESLGSTQSLLATERGRRPPLCRASCPEPPEPSARQGLVLDADDEAVLTLIAECQWDLSSPPRSQGSSQECGAALASAPVCRPLLSPHALPLQCGDSAWTSQDRLDGGPWACTMDRELQSPFCGEPVAHPCPGHPEPTDVEDSAVSSQKSSLSSQKVSAPLPGPDRRRKQRLPGGRFQVLSEQECSSCSEGPEGASSHEPSLSRHSGSGSRSEKTCAHSDMLGSERPWPPSTSAASEPRPTVSPRPGRKEAPGTELPEMLLGLLDGHWGDDEAFQAQAQHVLSSLREPAASEDQSSVLTEKLNYLTLENKSLQSLLAEQQQRHREEMGQVQAELSNTRKELFFTAWHSSSARLCPEEPAAPCSNQWASHLQG; encoded by the exons AGGCGATCCGGGAGAAGAGCGGCGTGGGGCCCCTCCGCGGCCTGG CTGAACTCCGGTCCTTGTCTATTCCTGGGACCTACCAGGAGAAGTTCACTCACCTGGGGGACTCTCTGAGGCACCTGACGGGCCTGAAGTCCTTGGATCTCTCTCGCAACTCCCTGGTGAGTCTAGAG ggcATCGAGTACCTGGTGGGGCTGGAGAGCCTCAACCTCTACCACAACTGCATCCCCACGCTGGCCGAGGCCCTGCGGCTGCGCTGCCTGCCCTGCCTCCATGCCCTGGACCTGCGCCTGAACCCTGTGGCCAGACCCACCGGCCACTACCGGCTCTTCATGGTGCACGCGCTGCCCGCACTGAGGAGGCTCG ATGACCGGCCCGTGAGAGAGAGTGAACGGAAAGCATCCCAGCTGCACTTTGCTTCCGAGGAATCACTCGGCTCCACGCAGAGCCTTCTGGCCACAGAGAGAGGCCGCAG GCCCCCACTCTGCAGGGCCAGCTGCCCGGAGCCCCCGGAGCCCTCAGCCAGGCAGGGCCTGGTCCTGGACGCGGACGACGAGGCGGTGCTGACCCTCATTGCTGAGTGCCAGTGGGACCTGAGCAGCCCTCCCAGGAGCCAGGGCTCCAGCCAGGAGTGTGGGGCTGCCCTCGCCAGTGCCCCTG TGTGCAGACCCCTGCTGAGCCCCCATGCTCTGCCGCTCCAGTGCGGGGACTCTGCCTGGACAAGCCAGGACAGGCTGGATGGTGGCCCCTGGGCCTGCACCATGGACAGGGAGCTGCAGAGCCCGTTCTGTGGAGAGCCGGTGGCCCACCCCTGCCCCGGGCACCCAG AGCCCACAGATGTGGAGGACTCGGCCGTGTCTTCTCAGAAGTCCAGTCTGTCGTCCCAGAAGGTGTCCGCCCCTCTGCCTGGCCCTGACAGGCGCAGGAAGCAGAGACTGCCGGGAGGAAGATTCCAGGTGCTGTCAGAGCAGGAGTGCTCCAGCTGCTCGGAGGGGCCCGAGGGAGCCTCGAGCCACGAGCCCAGCCTAAGCAGACACAGTGGCTCTGGGAGCCGCAGCGAGAAGACCTGCGCCCACTCAGACATGTTGGGGTCCGAGAGGCCGTGGCCGCCCAGCACCAGTGCAGCCAGCGAGCCACGGCCCACG GTGTCCCCGCGGCCCGGGAGGAAGGAGGCCCCCGGGACAGAGCTGCCGGAGATGCTGCTGGGCCTGCTGGATGGGCACTGGGGCGATGATGAGGCCTTCCAGG CTCAGGCCCAGCACGTCTTGTCATCTCTTCGAGAACCCGCAGCATCTGAGGACCAGTCCTCGGTTCTGACTGAGAAGCTTAACTACCTGACTCTGGAGAACAAGTCCCTGCAGAGTCTTCTAgcagagcagcagcagcggcaCCGTGAGGAGATGGGGCAGGTGCAGGCGGAGCTGAGCAACACTCGAAAGGAGCTG TTCTTCACGGCATGGCACAGCAGTTCTGCGCGGCTGTGTCCTGAGGAGCCCGCAGCCCCGTGCTCAAACCAGTGGGCTTCGCATCTTCAGGGCTGA
- the CEP72 gene encoding centrosomal protein of 72 kDa isoform X4 yields the protein MRAPSPARAAELRSLSIPGTYQEKFTHLGDSLRHLTGLKSLDLSRNSLVSLEGIEYLVGLESLNLYHNCIPTLAEALRLRCLPCLHALDLRLNPVARPTGHYRLFMVHALPALRRLDDRPVRESERKASQLHFASEESLGSTQSLLATERGRRPPLCRASCPEPPEPSARQGLVLDADDEAVLTLIAECQWDLSSPPRSQGSSQECGAALASAPVCRPLLSPHALPLQCGDSAWTSQDRLDGGPWACTMDRELQSPFCGEPVAHPCPGHPEPTDVEDSAVSSQKSSLSSQKVSAPLPGPDRRRKQRLPGGRFQVLSEQECSSCSEGPEGASSHEPSLSRHSGSGSRSEKTCAHSDMLGSERPWPPSTSAASEPRPTVSPRPGRKEAPGTELPEMLLGLLDGHWGDDEAFQAQAQHVLSSLREPAASEDQSSVLTEKLNYLTLENKSLQSLLAEQQQRHREEMGQVQAELSNTRKELEDLRRRLDRALGDNDSLKSLLSSLKEARSSDAAALQPQIAGLQSSVKRLTEEVVELRQHLGQYDKVQELVHMLQDSHSSLVGTNERVCEAAIPQLPGGPRGGMQVCEAAVPQLPDRHQRAAAAGTGSRAGTTPGRDGAAALELPAAQEDPGPGPARLPLMPPQGEEDGAAVLSTGEVAPSSPVLVGELSVQRALLPPSGPRGCMAAGTG from the exons ATGAGGGCCCCCAGCCCCGCCCGAGCTG CTGAACTCCGGTCCTTGTCTATTCCTGGGACCTACCAGGAGAAGTTCACTCACCTGGGGGACTCTCTGAGGCACCTGACGGGCCTGAAGTCCTTGGATCTCTCTCGCAACTCCCTGGTGAGTCTAGAG ggcATCGAGTACCTGGTGGGGCTGGAGAGCCTCAACCTCTACCACAACTGCATCCCCACGCTGGCCGAGGCCCTGCGGCTGCGCTGCCTGCCCTGCCTCCATGCCCTGGACCTGCGCCTGAACCCTGTGGCCAGACCCACCGGCCACTACCGGCTCTTCATGGTGCACGCGCTGCCCGCACTGAGGAGGCTCG ATGACCGGCCCGTGAGAGAGAGTGAACGGAAAGCATCCCAGCTGCACTTTGCTTCCGAGGAATCACTCGGCTCCACGCAGAGCCTTCTGGCCACAGAGAGAGGCCGCAG GCCCCCACTCTGCAGGGCCAGCTGCCCGGAGCCCCCGGAGCCCTCAGCCAGGCAGGGCCTGGTCCTGGACGCGGACGACGAGGCGGTGCTGACCCTCATTGCTGAGTGCCAGTGGGACCTGAGCAGCCCTCCCAGGAGCCAGGGCTCCAGCCAGGAGTGTGGGGCTGCCCTCGCCAGTGCCCCTG TGTGCAGACCCCTGCTGAGCCCCCATGCTCTGCCGCTCCAGTGCGGGGACTCTGCCTGGACAAGCCAGGACAGGCTGGATGGTGGCCCCTGGGCCTGCACCATGGACAGGGAGCTGCAGAGCCCGTTCTGTGGAGAGCCGGTGGCCCACCCCTGCCCCGGGCACCCAG AGCCCACAGATGTGGAGGACTCGGCCGTGTCTTCTCAGAAGTCCAGTCTGTCGTCCCAGAAGGTGTCCGCCCCTCTGCCTGGCCCTGACAGGCGCAGGAAGCAGAGACTGCCGGGAGGAAGATTCCAGGTGCTGTCAGAGCAGGAGTGCTCCAGCTGCTCGGAGGGGCCCGAGGGAGCCTCGAGCCACGAGCCCAGCCTAAGCAGACACAGTGGCTCTGGGAGCCGCAGCGAGAAGACCTGCGCCCACTCAGACATGTTGGGGTCCGAGAGGCCGTGGCCGCCCAGCACCAGTGCAGCCAGCGAGCCACGGCCCACG GTGTCCCCGCGGCCCGGGAGGAAGGAGGCCCCCGGGACAGAGCTGCCGGAGATGCTGCTGGGCCTGCTGGATGGGCACTGGGGCGATGATGAGGCCTTCCAGG CTCAGGCCCAGCACGTCTTGTCATCTCTTCGAGAACCCGCAGCATCTGAGGACCAGTCCTCGGTTCTGACTGAGAAGCTTAACTACCTGACTCTGGAGAACAAGTCCCTGCAGAGTCTTCTAgcagagcagcagcagcggcaCCGTGAGGAGATGGGGCAGGTGCAGGCGGAGCTGAGCAACACTCGAAAGGAGCTG GAGGACCTGAGGCGGCGCTTGGACAGGGCCCTGGGTGACAATGACAGCCTCAAGTCTCTACTATCCAGCCTGAAGGAGGCCAGGAGCTCAGACGCTGCCGCCTTGCAGCCACAGATCGCTG ggcTGCAGAGCAGCGTGAAGAGGCTGACTGAGGAGGTGGTGGAGCTGCGGCAGCACCTGGGCCAGTACGACAAGGTCCAGGAGCTTGTCCACATGCTGCAGGACAGCCACAG CTCCCTGGTGGGCACCAATGAGCGGGTGTGTGAAGCCGCTATCCCCCAGCTCCCTGGTGGGCCCAGGGGTGGCATGCAGGTGTGTGAAGCCGCTGTCCCGCAGCTCCCTGATAGGCACCAACGAGCAGCTGCTGCAGGAACTGGGTCGCGCGCGGGCACAACACCGGGCAGAGACGGAGCAGCTGCACTGGAGCTACCGGCAGCTCAAGAAGACCCTGGGCCTGGCCCCGCCCGGCTCCCCCTGATGCCACCCCAAG GGGAAGAAGATGGAGCTGCTGTCCTGTCTACAGGGGAGGTGGCACCATCTTCCCCCGTCCTGGTGGGGGAGCTCTCAGTACAGCgcgccctcctccctccctctggccCCCGTGGCTGCATGGCAGCAGGGACAGGATGA